In Achromobacter spanius, the following proteins share a genomic window:
- a CDS encoding PDDEXK nuclease domain-containing protein, with the protein MAAAKPASLTSAPQGYADWLIDLKGRIHSAQQRATLAVNRELVWLYWQIGRDILARQAELGWGAKVIDRLAHDLRAAFPDMKGFSPRNLKYMRAFAEAWPDAEIVQQAAAQLPWGHNLVLLDRLKQPTERLAYARAAIEHGWSRNVLNIHIETRLLERRGNAVTNFEQRLPAPQSDLAIESLKDPYRFDFLGLGEEAQEREIENALVQHVTDFLLELGAGFAFVGRQVLLDVGGEEFFIDLLFYHLKLRCYVVIELKAGKFKPEHLGQLGFYLTAVDRQVKHAQDNPSIGLLLCKSKNKVVAEYALGDKSQPMGIAEYKLMESLPQELQTSLPTIEQIEQELGNSMDDGADK; encoded by the coding sequence ATGGCCGCCGCCAAACCCGCCTCCCTCACTTCAGCTCCTCAAGGCTACGCTGACTGGCTGATCGACCTGAAAGGGCGCATCCACAGTGCGCAGCAGCGTGCGACGCTGGCGGTTAATCGGGAACTGGTCTGGCTGTATTGGCAGATCGGTCGCGACATTCTTGCACGACAAGCCGAGTTGGGTTGGGGTGCCAAGGTGATCGACCGGCTGGCGCATGACCTGCGTGCCGCCTTCCCGGATATGAAGGGTTTTTCGCCACGCAACCTTAAGTACATGCGGGCGTTTGCCGAGGCTTGGCCGGATGCTGAGATTGTGCAGCAGGCTGCTGCACAATTGCCCTGGGGGCATAACTTAGTACTACTGGATCGGCTTAAACAGCCAACGGAGCGTCTGGCTTATGCCCGCGCCGCCATCGAGCATGGCTGGTCGCGCAACGTGCTGAACATCCACATCGAAACCCGCTTGTTGGAACGCAGGGGCAACGCTGTTACCAACTTTGAACAGCGCCTGCCTGCGCCGCAGTCCGATCTGGCCATCGAGTCGCTGAAAGACCCCTACCGCTTTGACTTCCTCGGTCTGGGCGAGGAGGCACAGGAACGCGAGATCGAAAACGCGCTTGTGCAGCACGTTACCGACTTTCTGCTGGAACTAGGCGCTGGCTTTGCATTTGTCGGCCGGCAGGTGTTGTTGGACGTAGGCGGCGAGGAGTTCTTCATTGACCTGCTGTTCTACCACCTAAAGCTGCGCTGCTACGTGGTGATCGAACTGAAGGCGGGCAAGTTCAAGCCCGAGCATCTGGGGCAACTAGGTTTTTATCTGACGGCGGTGGACCGGCAGGTGAAGCACGCGCAGGACAATCCGAGCATCGGCCTGCTGCTGTGCAAGAGCAAGAACAAAGTGGTAGCCGAGTACGCCCTGGGTGACAAGTCGCAGCCGATGGGCATTGCCGAATACAAACTGATGGAGTCCTTGCCACAAGAGCTTCAAACCAGCCTGCCGACGATTGAGCAGATCGAGCAGGAATTGGGCAACTCTATGGATGATGGCGCCGACAAGTGA
- a CDS encoding MFS transporter, whose amino-acid sequence MTEEICAVPTEAKETDRLPLLALLALAASCFITILTETLPAGLLLPISADLGISEAMAGQLVTAYAIGSLVAAIPLSIATRAWDRRPLLMLTIALFAAINLITAVSDNYVLTLIVRFLAGMSAGLLWSIIAGYAARMVAPELKGRAIAVAMVGTPIALSLGLPASTFLGQLLGWRAVFVLMSGASMLLLIWIRWRMPNLPGQDARTKLTLSRVFVLPGMRPILLTLFTFVLAHNILYTYIAPMVGPSGLTENLSGVLLVFGLASLASIVFVGSQVDKRLRQLTLGSIALFIVAVVGLATGIDLVQAIYVGVAAWGLGYGGSATLFQTATAHTAGADIDVAQSMTVVAWNLSIAGGGILGGLLLSVGLDALPMATIPLLIVALITVISASKHGFN is encoded by the coding sequence ATGACTGAAGAAATCTGTGCCGTTCCCACCGAAGCAAAAGAGACCGATCGCTTGCCGCTCTTGGCGCTCCTTGCGCTAGCCGCATCGTGTTTCATCACGATCCTTACGGAAACCCTACCGGCTGGCCTTTTGCTGCCGATAAGTGCAGACCTTGGAATCTCCGAGGCCATGGCGGGGCAGTTGGTGACTGCATATGCCATAGGCTCACTCGTCGCCGCCATCCCTTTGAGCATCGCCACACGAGCCTGGGATCGACGCCCGTTGCTGATGCTCACAATCGCGCTCTTCGCGGCGATCAATCTGATCACCGCGGTTTCCGACAACTACGTGCTGACGCTTATAGTCCGCTTCCTCGCTGGTATGAGCGCTGGGTTGCTATGGAGCATCATCGCAGGCTATGCCGCCCGGATGGTCGCTCCCGAACTCAAAGGGCGCGCCATCGCAGTGGCAATGGTTGGAACGCCCATCGCATTGTCCCTCGGTCTTCCGGCGAGCACATTCCTAGGCCAGCTACTGGGTTGGCGCGCAGTTTTTGTTCTCATGTCCGGCGCAAGCATGCTGCTTTTGATCTGGATCCGCTGGCGCATGCCTAACTTGCCAGGGCAGGATGCCAGAACGAAACTCACTCTGAGTCGGGTCTTTGTGCTTCCCGGTATGAGACCCATACTTCTTACCCTGTTCACATTCGTTCTCGCCCACAACATCCTCTACACCTACATCGCGCCAATGGTGGGTCCGTCCGGACTTACCGAGAATCTGAGTGGCGTGTTGCTTGTCTTCGGCCTTGCGTCGTTGGCCAGTATCGTATTTGTCGGCAGCCAAGTGGATAAGCGTCTGCGGCAACTAACTTTAGGCAGCATTGCGCTATTCATTGTCGCTGTCGTTGGCCTCGCGACCGGGATAGATCTAGTGCAGGCTATCTATGTCGGCGTCGCTGCATGGGGGCTTGGCTATGGCGGTTCGGCAACCCTCTTTCAGACTGCTACAGCTCATACGGCAGGAGCGGATATTGATGTCGCGCAATCCATGACTGTGGTTGCCTGGAACCTCTCAATCGCGGGAGGCGGCATTCTCGGAGGGCTGCTTCTGTCTGTCGGGCTCGATGCGCTACCGATGGCTACGATTCCGCTTCTGATAGTTGCGCTCATTACGGTAATAAGCGCGTCGAAACACGGATTCAACTGA
- a CDS encoding ester cyclase, with amino-acid sequence MGPPAGRTDPNSRPRWDKAALSLSHTAWNHLRFRTEGYGDRVVTYLIFTGHFTGTFRGVQGGGQPVNYISMDIYRFFNGLIFESWHLEDNLTLYSQLGIINS; translated from the coding sequence CTGGGACCACCGGCAGGAAGAACTGATCCTAATTCGCGACCGCGTTGGGATAAAGCCGCTCTATCCCTATCCCACACAGCATGGAATCATCTTCGGTTCCGAACCGAAGGCTACGGTGATCGGGTCGTCACCTATCTGATATTCACCGGGCATTTCACGGGAACCTTTCGGGGAGTACAGGGAGGAGGGCAGCCGGTCAATTACATCTCAATGGATATCTATCGCTTCTTCAATGGCTTGATCTTCGAAAGCTGGCATCTGGAAGACAACCTCACCCTCTACTCCCAGCTTGGCATCATCAACTCCTGA
- a CDS encoding LysR family transcriptional regulator — protein MDTLTSLKVFREIVELHSFSGAAKRLAISTAMVSKHVAHLEAIQRTRLLNRTSRSISLTESGRLYYNSCREALDILDDAEALLGHHNGSPSGTLRVTAPQWFSNAEFARILVEYQHAYPKIKLELLLDNTKQDLVSGRYDLALRVTDKPSPTLIVRPIATLDFVLVGTPSYFAKSGRPSSPKDLGTHNFILPVLTEVEGVDISKDQEADSIAGGHVMRSNDTTLILQLAQSGFGLAYLPRWLVEADLEVGKLEMAIPGYVPFSSPLYAAYKNRRFLAPKIRTFIDFMALALSHLDTAGDAAVKSTTI, from the coding sequence ATGGATACCCTAACGAGCCTGAAGGTTTTCCGTGAGATCGTTGAGCTGCACTCCTTCAGCGGTGCAGCAAAACGACTCGCGATCTCGACAGCCATGGTCAGCAAACACGTTGCCCATTTGGAAGCTATTCAGCGAACGCGGCTTCTCAATCGAACCAGTCGCAGCATAAGCCTGACCGAATCCGGAAGGCTCTACTACAACAGCTGCCGCGAAGCGCTCGACATACTCGACGATGCTGAGGCGCTATTGGGGCACCACAATGGAAGCCCAAGCGGAACGCTGCGGGTGACTGCACCTCAGTGGTTCTCCAATGCCGAGTTCGCACGCATTCTGGTGGAGTATCAACACGCCTATCCGAAGATCAAGCTGGAACTTCTTCTGGACAATACGAAGCAGGACCTCGTGTCTGGACGCTACGACCTGGCACTTCGAGTCACTGACAAGCCATCACCTACTCTCATCGTACGACCAATAGCTACTCTGGATTTTGTCTTGGTCGGTACGCCATCCTATTTTGCCAAGTCAGGACGCCCATCCTCTCCGAAAGATCTGGGGACCCATAACTTCATCCTGCCGGTTCTCACAGAGGTCGAGGGTGTGGATATCAGCAAGGATCAGGAAGCCGATTCGATTGCCGGAGGGCACGTCATGCGCTCGAACGACACCACACTGATTCTGCAACTTGCTCAGTCAGGTTTCGGACTGGCCTATCTGCCGCGCTGGTTGGTCGAAGCAGACCTGGAAGTGGGAAAGCTGGAAATGGCCATACCGGGCTACGTTCCGTTCTCCTCGCCGCTTTACGCTGCCTATAAGAACCGAAGGTTCCTAGCCCCCAAGATTCGCACCTTCATTGATTTCATGGCGCTTGCGCTCTCCCACCTCGATACCGCAGGAGATGCTGCGGTGAAATCTACAACCATCTAG
- a CDS encoding Fic family protein: MNCGDYLYIWQAPDWPNWRYDLAVLAEPLARVSRAQGMLLGRLADVGLGLQGQASLAALTDDVVNTSEIEGEHLNAASVRSSIARRLGVDIGALAPVDRNVEGVVDMVLDASGNSSQPLTAERLFGWHAALVLTGCSGLGKIITGGWRDDAQGPMQVVSGHVGRHKVHYEAPAAERLPAEMMCFLGWVNAPRASEPALIRAGLGHLWFVTLHPFDDGNGRIARAIGDLLLARADGSPRRFYSLSAQIQRQRNAYYDILERTQKGTLDVTAWLMWFVQMLDEAVRQAHHTLDTVLGKARFWNRVSGASLNDRQVKVLNRLLDGFEGKLTSSKWAALAKCSSDTALRDISELVDLGVLQRSGAGGRSTSYELKPD, translated from the coding sequence ATGAACTGCGGCGATTATCTTTATATCTGGCAGGCCCCCGACTGGCCGAATTGGCGCTACGACTTGGCTGTTCTCGCCGAGCCGTTGGCGCGAGTCAGCCGCGCGCAGGGCATGTTGCTAGGGCGACTTGCCGACGTGGGCCTTGGCTTACAAGGGCAAGCCAGCCTGGCCGCCCTGACGGATGACGTGGTCAATACCAGCGAGATCGAGGGCGAGCACCTCAACGCAGCCTCGGTCCGCTCGTCCATTGCTCGCCGTCTTGGTGTCGATATCGGTGCCTTGGCGCCAGTCGACCGCAATGTGGAAGGCGTAGTGGACATGGTGCTTGATGCCAGCGGCAACAGCAGCCAGCCGCTGACGGCGGAGCGCTTGTTCGGTTGGCATGCTGCGCTGGTCCTCACTGGCTGCTCGGGCCTCGGCAAGATCATCACTGGCGGGTGGCGGGATGACGCCCAAGGGCCGATGCAGGTGGTGTCGGGTCACGTCGGGCGCCATAAGGTTCATTACGAAGCCCCCGCTGCGGAGCGTCTGCCGGCGGAAATGATGTGCTTTCTGGGCTGGGTGAATGCGCCACGGGCGTCGGAGCCCGCTTTGATCCGCGCCGGACTGGGGCATCTGTGGTTTGTGACCTTGCACCCCTTTGATGATGGCAATGGCCGTATCGCCCGAGCGATCGGCGACTTGCTCTTGGCCCGCGCCGATGGCAGTCCGCGGCGTTTCTACAGCCTGTCCGCGCAGATCCAGCGGCAGCGCAATGCCTATTACGACATCCTTGAGCGCACGCAGAAGGGCACGCTGGACGTGACGGCGTGGCTAATGTGGTTTGTTCAGATGCTGGATGAGGCGGTGCGACAGGCACATCACACGCTGGATACGGTGCTGGGCAAGGCACGGTTCTGGAACCGTGTGTCCGGCGCTTCATTGAACGACCGGCAAGTGAAGGTGTTGAACCGTTTGCTCGACGGCTTTGAAGGCAAGCTGACCAGCAGCAAGTGGGCTGCTCTTGCGAAGTGTTCTAGCGATACCGCGCTGCGCGACATTTCCGAACTGGTTGATCTTGGTGTGTTGCAACGCTCGGGGGCTGGTGGCCGCAGCACCAGCTACGAATTGAAGCCTGACTGA
- a CDS encoding MarR family winged helix-turn-helix transcriptional regulator — protein MPRQQQGLQVIQHMGQTYRVMQSAFSSKVGHALPRWRILLALHENGQCSQKHLAERCRLDPASLTRQLQAMEKMGWIARAVDDQDNRLTNATLTAAGQAVVNEALPKRAAFFEEALKGLSAADVDTLNRVLSVLESNFLRAAGDKAGG, from the coding sequence TTGCCCAGACAACAACAAGGCCTGCAAGTCATCCAGCACATGGGGCAGACGTACCGCGTCATGCAAAGCGCATTCAGCAGCAAGGTCGGCCACGCCCTGCCCCGCTGGCGCATTCTGCTGGCGCTGCATGAGAACGGACAGTGTTCGCAGAAGCATCTGGCGGAGCGTTGCCGGCTGGATCCGGCGTCATTGACCCGGCAATTGCAAGCGATGGAGAAAATGGGCTGGATAGCGCGTGCGGTGGATGATCAGGACAACCGCTTGACGAATGCCACGCTGACCGCTGCCGGGCAGGCGGTGGTGAATGAAGCGCTGCCTAAACGGGCGGCGTTTTTTGAAGAGGCGTTGAAGGGGTTGTCAGCGGCGGATGTGGATACGCTGAACCGGGTGCTTAGCGTGCTGGAATCGAATTTTCTAAGGGCGGCGGGGGATAAGGCGGGGGGGTGA
- a CDS encoding MDR family MFS transporter, with product MPAPTPSTPHSPGQVLPFRQTLLAMLGMCFVMMMVAIDQTVVGTALPTIVAELKGFELYAWVATSYLLTSVITVPIFGRLGDYYGRKPFVVAAIILFTLASALCGAADSMLSLVLARALQGIGGGMLVGTAFASIPDLFPDPHVRLRWQVMLSSAFGIANAVGPTLGGALTEHYGWRSVFYVNLPIGILGLWFVARYLPHLRNHTSGKVRLDWQGALLVALALGSLQLLVELLPKEGISGPIVLLGLGSIASFVLLIWWEKRCPHPLLPLDMFRNRGLATLFTLALLVGVTMYSLLFYAPLLLQGGFGLSPQDAGMLITPMVVFITVGSIINGRIITRIRNPNRMLYAGFLLMALSCLGIVTTHNTTSHILIAAYMMMAGLGMGFIMPNLTVFAQQTAGRTHLGIATALLQSLRMIGGMLGTAVVGTMVSHSYFSGVESTLNGASAQWLPELNDPQMLVNPAAQTQFLAQLAHQGQDGTSLIEIARVALVGAIHEGQLIALAVAIFALWCVRRVPLVQLARPSKAEPAGVGE from the coding sequence ATGCCCGCCCCCACCCCAAGTACCCCACATTCGCCCGGCCAGGTGCTGCCCTTCCGGCAAACGCTGCTGGCCATGCTGGGCATGTGCTTCGTCATGATGATGGTCGCCATCGACCAAACGGTCGTGGGCACCGCGCTGCCCACCATCGTGGCCGAGCTCAAGGGCTTTGAACTGTACGCCTGGGTCGCCACGTCCTATCTGCTGACGTCGGTCATCACCGTGCCCATTTTCGGCCGCCTGGGTGATTACTACGGGCGCAAGCCCTTCGTAGTGGCCGCCATCATCCTCTTTACGCTGGCCTCGGCCCTGTGCGGCGCGGCCGACAGCATGCTGTCGCTGGTGCTGGCGCGGGCCCTGCAAGGCATCGGCGGCGGCATGCTGGTGGGCACCGCGTTCGCCTCCATCCCCGACCTGTTTCCTGACCCGCACGTGCGCTTGCGCTGGCAAGTAATGCTGAGTTCGGCTTTCGGCATTGCCAACGCCGTCGGCCCCACCCTGGGCGGCGCGCTGACCGAACACTATGGCTGGCGGTCCGTGTTCTACGTGAACCTGCCCATCGGCATCCTGGGCCTGTGGTTCGTGGCGCGCTACCTGCCGCACCTGCGCAACCACACGTCCGGCAAGGTGCGCCTGGACTGGCAAGGCGCCCTGCTGGTCGCGCTGGCGCTGGGCAGCCTGCAACTGCTGGTGGAACTGCTGCCCAAGGAAGGAATAAGCGGCCCCATCGTGCTGCTGGGCCTGGGTAGCATCGCCTCTTTCGTGCTGCTGATCTGGTGGGAAAAGCGCTGCCCGCATCCGCTCTTGCCGCTGGACATGTTCCGCAACCGCGGACTGGCCACGCTGTTCACGCTGGCGCTGCTGGTGGGCGTGACCATGTATTCGCTGCTGTTCTATGCGCCCCTGCTGCTGCAAGGCGGCTTTGGCCTGTCGCCGCAGGACGCCGGCATGCTGATCACGCCCATGGTTGTGTTCATTACCGTCGGCAGCATCATCAACGGCCGCATCATTACCCGCATCCGCAACCCCAACCGCATGCTCTATGCAGGCTTTCTGCTGATGGCGCTGTCGTGCCTGGGCATCGTCACCACCCACAACACCACGTCGCATATCTTGATTGCCGCCTACATGATGATGGCCGGGCTGGGCATGGGCTTCATCATGCCCAACCTGACCGTTTTCGCGCAGCAAACCGCGGGCCGCACGCACCTGGGCATCGCCACGGCGTTGCTGCAATCGCTGCGCATGATCGGCGGCATGCTGGGCACGGCGGTCGTCGGCACCATGGTCAGCCATAGCTACTTCAGCGGCGTCGAGTCCACGCTGAACGGCGCGTCGGCGCAATGGCTGCCGGAACTGAACGACCCGCAGATGCTGGTCAACCCGGCGGCGCAGACGCAGTTCCTGGCACAATTGGCGCATCAAGGCCAGGACGGTACGTCGCTGATCGAGATTGCGCGAGTCGCGCTGGTGGGCGCCATCCATGAAGGCCAGCTCATCGCGCTGGCCGTCGCCATCTTCGCGCTATGGTGCGTGCGGCGCGTGCCGCTGGTGCAATTGGCCCGCCCATCCAAGGCGGAGCCCGCCGGCGTCGGAGAATAG
- a CDS encoding AsmA family protein: MKTWFKRILIGLVVLVVVAVVGLAIFLLTFDPNAYKYKLEELVQERYHRTLTIDGEIELSLFPRIGLSVQGVSLSEPNSPDTFASIESTRLAVAVWPLLSNSFVVDHVAISGLKARVVRDKDGQFNFSNLVGGTPGVTAAPSNPAEALVGAAQTAAQVITSGTLPATRNNMQIDIAGLDLKDGEVLLQDAISGMAVAVTKINANTGRVTFNQPFDVRMTARVEGGNPRVDANLTGQALLTLDPSAKRYAAQKLDLRLDGKLPGAEAKSLAMRGNLAFNGQKSSLDIAGLEVVFQGDITDPAARATNVEASVAMPKLAIDPHKSQLQIEKLAVRAKGGSDDGPFEVAVDAPALNISPTSATGEALTGRVRISGLDASFGLNGISGNAAELDIKEAKVDSTSKNGERVVKLNFASPLTLNLWQRTGGLSALRGDVNITDPGLPKGSLQIPVIGSVNVDLLKDQASSKINAVLEGGKFDLSADITKLSETPMVKFALVVDTLDLDKLAPPVVAAPAKPPADGKKDESKPATPAAPAAPVDDTIDLSALVGPSVNGTLKVGKLVVRGLKADEVSAVVKLDKGKLEISSLTAGLYGGKLAGALSVDAAQGNQLATKMSLAGIAIEPLLMDLAKRNVLSGTGSLALDLKTAGANVYAMKNALGGTLQVRLRDGAVKGINLTQTLRELKAAFKPESQNETVPADTSKQTEFSEMDADLAFTKGVAAVKRLNIVSPLLRVTQGDPASIDFVKSELNLVARARVVNPAAAPEGQELIDLKDVTIPVHVQGPFDKPTYTVLWKDAIGGILKRSLENKLREAVTGKGKGGEAVDKALKGLLGK; the protein is encoded by the coding sequence ATGAAAACGTGGTTCAAGCGCATTTTGATAGGCCTGGTAGTGTTGGTTGTCGTGGCCGTCGTTGGCCTGGCCATCTTCTTGCTGACATTCGACCCCAACGCGTACAAGTACAAGCTGGAAGAGCTTGTTCAGGAACGCTATCACCGCACCCTCACGATCGACGGCGAGATCGAGCTATCGCTCTTCCCTCGTATCGGCCTGTCCGTGCAGGGCGTGTCGCTGTCCGAGCCCAATAGCCCGGACACCTTCGCCTCCATCGAAAGCACGCGCCTGGCGGTTGCCGTCTGGCCGTTGCTGTCCAACAGCTTCGTGGTGGACCACGTAGCCATCAGCGGCCTGAAGGCCCGAGTGGTGCGCGACAAGGACGGCCAGTTCAACTTCAGCAATCTGGTGGGAGGCACGCCGGGCGTTACGGCCGCGCCGTCCAATCCGGCCGAAGCGCTGGTTGGCGCGGCCCAGACCGCGGCCCAGGTCATCACCAGCGGCACCTTGCCGGCCACGCGCAACAACATGCAGATCGACATTGCCGGCCTGGACCTGAAGGACGGCGAAGTGTTGTTGCAGGATGCCATTTCTGGCATGGCCGTGGCGGTGACGAAGATCAACGCCAACACGGGCCGCGTCACGTTCAACCAGCCTTTCGATGTGCGCATGACTGCCCGCGTGGAAGGCGGTAACCCGCGCGTGGACGCCAACCTGACGGGGCAGGCCCTGTTGACGCTGGACCCATCGGCCAAGCGCTACGCGGCTCAGAAGCTGGACCTGCGCCTGGACGGCAAGCTGCCCGGCGCCGAGGCCAAGAGCCTGGCCATGCGCGGCAACCTGGCCTTCAACGGACAGAAGTCGTCGCTGGATATCGCCGGCCTGGAAGTCGTGTTTCAGGGCGACATCACGGACCCGGCCGCGCGCGCCACCAATGTGGAAGCCAGCGTGGCCATGCCCAAGCTGGCCATCGACCCCCACAAGAGCCAGTTGCAGATTGAAAAGCTGGCCGTGCGCGCCAAGGGCGGGTCCGACGACGGCCCCTTTGAAGTCGCGGTGGACGCGCCCGCGCTGAACATTTCGCCGACCTCGGCCACGGGTGAAGCCCTGACCGGGCGCGTGCGCATCAGCGGCCTGGATGCCAGCTTCGGCTTGAACGGTATCAGCGGCAATGCCGCCGAGCTGGACATCAAGGAAGCCAAGGTGGACAGCACGTCCAAGAACGGTGAGCGCGTCGTGAAGCTGAACTTCGCATCGCCGCTGACCCTGAACCTGTGGCAGCGCACCGGCGGCCTGTCGGCGCTGCGGGGCGACGTCAACATCACCGACCCAGGCCTGCCCAAGGGCAGCCTGCAGATTCCAGTCATCGGCAGCGTGAACGTGGACCTGCTGAAAGACCAGGCCAGCAGCAAGATCAATGCCGTGCTGGAAGGCGGCAAGTTTGATCTGAGCGCCGACATCACCAAGCTGTCCGAAACGCCGATGGTGAAGTTCGCGTTGGTGGTGGACACGCTGGACCTGGACAAGCTGGCGCCGCCCGTGGTGGCGGCCCCGGCCAAGCCGCCCGCCGACGGCAAGAAAGACGAATCCAAGCCGGCCACGCCCGCGGCCCCGGCCGCGCCGGTGGATGACACCATCGACCTGTCCGCGCTGGTGGGGCCTAGCGTCAACGGCACCCTGAAGGTGGGCAAGCTGGTGGTGCGCGGCCTGAAAGCCGACGAGGTGTCGGCCGTGGTCAAGCTGGACAAGGGCAAGCTTGAAATCTCCAGCCTTACGGCGGGCCTGTATGGCGGCAAGCTGGCGGGCGCCTTGTCCGTGGACGCCGCGCAAGGCAATCAACTGGCCACCAAGATGTCCTTGGCCGGCATTGCCATCGAGCCGTTGCTGATGGACCTGGCCAAGCGCAACGTGCTGAGCGGCACGGGCAGCCTGGCGCTGGACTTGAAGACGGCCGGCGCCAATGTCTACGCCATGAAGAACGCCTTGGGCGGCACCCTGCAAGTGCGTTTGCGGGATGGCGCGGTCAAGGGCATCAACCTGACGCAGACGCTGCGCGAGCTGAAGGCGGCGTTCAAGCCGGAATCGCAAAACGAGACCGTGCCGGCCGACACCAGCAAGCAGACCGAATTCTCGGAAATGGACGCAGACCTGGCCTTCACCAAGGGCGTGGCGGCGGTGAAGCGGCTGAACATCGTGTCGCCGTTGCTGCGCGTCACGCAGGGCGATCCGGCCAGCATCGACTTCGTGAAGAGCGAGCTGAATCTGGTGGCGCGCGCCCGGGTGGTCAACCCGGCCGCCGCCCCGGAAGGCCAGGAACTGATCGACCTGAAAGACGTGACCATTCCCGTGCACGTACAAGGTCCGTTCGACAAGCCCACCTACACCGTGCTGTGGAAAGACGCCATCGGCGGCATCCTCAAGCGCAGCCTCGAGAACAAGCTGCGCGAGGCCGTCACGGGCAAGGGCAAGGGCGGCGAGGCCGTGGACAAGGCTTTAAAGGGATTGCTTGGAAAATGA
- a CDS encoding MOSC N-terminal beta barrel domain-containing protein, whose product MSTDTFQPIAQCGTTTQPNAAAYHRQWLIANDSGQWLNRELCPKLADVSVELRLGYLVLKAPGMLRMDIPLDVIEDDDSVRYSMNVGDQTIDVIDEGELAAAWISNFVQVPCRIMKVHPDTPVTAWPA is encoded by the coding sequence ATGAGCACCGATACGTTCCAGCCCATCGCGCAATGCGGCACCACCACGCAGCCCAATGCGGCGGCTTATCACCGGCAGTGGCTCATTGCCAATGATTCCGGCCAATGGCTGAACCGCGAGCTGTGTCCCAAGCTTGCCGACGTGTCGGTGGAGTTGCGGCTGGGCTATCTGGTGCTGAAAGCGCCCGGCATGCTGCGCATGGATATTCCGCTGGACGTCATCGAAGACGACGACAGCGTGCGCTACAGCATGAATGTGGGCGATCAGACGATTGACGTAATCGACGAAGGCGAACTGGCCGCGGCCTGGATATCGAACTTCGTGCAGGTGCCCTGCCGCATCATGAAGGTGCACCCGGACACGCCGGTCACGGCCTGGCCGGCCTGA
- a CDS encoding benzoate/H(+) symporter BenE family transporter yields the protein MSDATQSGIPLPSNSHHARRDVSASAIAAGVVAVLVSFGGTAVLMVQAGHAAGLDAARIGSWIGSLSLAFGFGGAFYSLRTGLPIVMAWSTPGAALLVTALVGVPFNEAIGAYMLAAGLTLACGLFGWIDPILRRIPGEIAAAMLAGVLLNFGIGIFSNVALQPGLVLAMCATYLLCRRWAPRYAVLLVMVVAIALAFALDLIRLDLLDWRLTEFVWTTPTFSMQAVVSLGIPLFVVAMASQNLPGLAILQAAGYRPPASRIVAATGLLGLLAAPFGAHSVTMGAISAAICTGPEAHPDPGKRYIAAATYGLGYVALSLVAGAVAVFFQALPAALLAALAGLALLGTIMGGMSAAMVNPQRREAALITLLATASGFSFWGIGSAFWGLVAGLLAHAAFEFKRRA from the coding sequence ATGAGCGACGCCACGCAAAGCGGTATCCCCCTTCCCTCGAATTCCCACCACGCGCGCCGCGATGTGTCCGCATCGGCCATCGCCGCGGGCGTGGTGGCCGTGCTGGTCAGCTTTGGCGGCACCGCCGTGCTGATGGTGCAGGCGGGCCACGCCGCGGGGCTGGACGCGGCCCGCATCGGCTCGTGGATCGGCTCGCTGAGCCTGGCCTTCGGATTCGGCGGCGCGTTCTACAGCCTGCGCACCGGCCTGCCGATCGTCATGGCGTGGTCCACGCCCGGCGCCGCGCTGCTGGTGACCGCGCTGGTGGGCGTCCCGTTCAATGAAGCCATCGGCGCCTACATGCTGGCCGCCGGCCTGACGCTGGCCTGTGGCCTGTTTGGCTGGATCGACCCCATCCTGCGCCGCATCCCCGGCGAAATCGCCGCCGCCATGCTGGCCGGCGTGCTGCTCAATTTCGGCATAGGCATTTTCAGCAACGTCGCCCTGCAACCTGGCCTGGTGCTGGCCATGTGCGCCACCTATCTGTTGTGCCGGCGCTGGGCGCCGCGCTACGCGGTGCTGCTGGTGATGGTGGTGGCCATTGCGCTGGCGTTCGCGCTGGACCTGATCCGGCTGGACCTGCTGGACTGGCGCCTGACGGAATTCGTCTGGACCACGCCCACGTTCAGCATGCAGGCGGTGGTCAGCCTGGGCATTCCGCTCTTCGTGGTGGCCATGGCGTCGCAGAACCTGCCGGGCCTGGCGATCCTGCAAGCGGCGGGGTACCGGCCCCCGGCGTCCCGCATCGTGGCCGCCACGGGCTTGCTGGGCCTGTTGGCGGCGCCCTTTGGCGCGCACAGCGTCACCATGGGCGCCATCAGCGCCGCCATCTGCACCGGCCCCGAAGCCCACCCTGACCCCGGTAAGCGCTACATTGCCGCCGCCACCTACGGCTTGGGTTACGTGGCCTTGAGCCTGGTGGCGGGCGCTGTCGCCGTCTTCTTCCAGGCCCTGCCCGCCGCCCTGCTGGCCGCGCTGGCGGGCCTGGCGCTGCTGGGCACGATCATGGGCGGCATGTCCGCCGCCATGGTCAACCCGCAACGGCGCGAAGCCGCGCTCATCACCCTGTTGGCAACGGCGTCGGGCTTCAGTTTCTGGGGTATCGGGTCGGCCTTCTGGGGCCTGGTGGCGGGCCTGCTGGCCCACGCGGCATTCGAGTTCAAGCGCCGCGCCTAG